The Miscanthus floridulus cultivar M001 chromosome 17, ASM1932011v1, whole genome shotgun sequence genome has a window encoding:
- the LOC136515784 gene encoding uncharacterized protein — protein MPPKKHLSGYEKRKKRKLEEQSKESQKGAIHKFFSSSRNAGVIQDQRQEHDQPIIAQDSNEGATEEENLQKNLQPSDDTENVNMDEQEDSLSTIFDPRTWENIDNSKRDILIEKGPMREMDLEFPSDPSNRHFSYAYYSRKLTNGEVVDRKHLSVKLKQHENSVEHLTNMNTWNDLRIRLSKNQTIDDEMQREIAKEKERSNAKLYQPNNGNFLATVEMIAEFDPVMQEHIRRIHNSEIYHHYLGPSIQNELIAILADATLDLNIDDVRGQGYDNGSNMKGKHQGVQTRVLEINPRALYMSCACHSLNLTLCDMAKSCRKAISFFGVIQRIYALFSRSTKRWKILTDNVERFTVKPLSDTRWESRIKSVQPIRYQAPQIRSVLQEVERTSSDDPKAVSDAQSLVTALENFEFLVGMVIWDDILSTINMVSKKLQSPIVSLDGTLKQIEGVITYFQDYRDTGFSSDVELDDFFSEVKVLQVTLPDKLMSALEILHFVKDLDCYPNVSIAYWILLTVPVTVASAERSFSKLKLLKNCLRSTMLQERLNGLAMCSIEKDILDKIDLDIVIEDFASRNARRRFFKKH, from the exons ATGCCGCCAAAAAAACATTTGTCTGGTTatgagaaaaggaaaaaaagaaaactagAAGAGCAATCGAAAGAATCGCAAAAGGGTGCTATACATAAGTTTTTTTCAAGTTCAAGAAATGCCGGAGTCATTCAAGATCAGAGGCAGGAGCATGATCAACCAATAATTGCACAAGATTCCAATGAAGGTGCTACTGAGGAGGAAAATTTACAGAAAAATTTGCAGCCTTCGGATGATACAGAAAATGTAAACATGGATGAACAAGAAGATTCACTGTCGACTATCTTTGATCCTAGAACATGGGAAAATATTGATAATAGCAAAAGGGATATCTTAATTGAGAAAGGGCCTATGAGAGAAATGGATTTAGAATTCCCTAGTGATCCTAGTAATAGGCATTTTTCATATGCTTATTACTCTAGAAAGTTAACTAATGGTGAAGTTGTTGACAGAAA GCACTTGAGTGTGAAACTAAAACAGCATGAGAACAGTGTGGAGCATTTGACAAACATGAATACATGGAATGATCTTCGGATTAGATTAAGCAAAAATCAAACAATTGATGATGAAATGCAGCGGGAAATTGCAAAAGAGAAGGAGC GATCAAATGCAAAACTTTATCAACCAAATAATGGTAATTTCCTGGCCACGGTAGAAATGATTGCTGAATTTGATCCTGTGATGCAAGAACATATTAGGCGCATTCATAATAGTGAGATTTATCATCATTATCTTGGCCCTAGTATTCAGAATGAGTTAATTGCTATTCTTGCTGATGCT ACTCTTGATTTGAACATTGATGATGTGAGAGGTCAAGGGTATGACAATGGTTCCAATATGAAGGGAAAACATCAAGGTGTGCAGACACGTGTGCTTGAAATTAATCCAAGAGCATTGTATATGTCATGTGCATGTCACAGTCTGAACCTTACTCTTTGTGATATGGCAAAATCTTGCAGAAAGGCTATTTCGTTTTTTGGTGTCATACAACGGATATATGCATTGTTTTCACGTTCTACTAAAAGGTGGAAAATTTTGACTGATAATGTTGAGAGGTTCACTGTCAAGCCCTTGTCTGATACTCGTTGGGAGAGTCGAATAAAGAGTGTGCAACCTATCAGGTATCAAGCCCCTCAAATAAGATCAGTTCTGCAGGAGGTGGAAAGAACATCTTCCGATGACCCAAAAGCAGTGAGTGATGCTCAATCATTGGTAACAGCACTtgagaattttgaatttttagttGGTATGGTTATTTGGGATGATATTTTATCTACTATCAACATGGTGAGCAAAAAGTTGCAGTCTCCGATTGTGTCCTTGGATGGTACTCTTAAACAGATTGAAGGGGTCATAACATATTTCCAGGACTACAGAGATACAGGCTTCAGT TCTGATGTTGAGTTAGATGATTTTTTCTCTGAAGTGAAAGTGCTGCAAGTTACTTTGCCAGATAAATTAATGTCAGCACTTGAGATTCTTCACTTTGTTAAAGATTTAGATTGCTATCCAAATGTCTCTATTGCATATTGGATTCTCTTAACTGTTCCTGTGACAGTAGCATCAGCCGAAAGAAGCTTCTCTAAATTGAAGCTATTGAAAAATTGTTTGAGATCAACTATGCTACAAGAAAGATTAAATGGCTTGGCTATGTGCAGCATTGAGAAGGATATTTTGGATAAAATTGATCTCGATATTGTTATTGAagattttgcatcaagaaatgccCGAAGGCGGTTTTTTAAAAAGCACTAA